The Alkalinema sp. FACHB-956 sequence TAAAGCGGGTGCGGGAGTTAGAGAATCTGAGCAAAGAGGAAAAAGCTCGCGAATGTGGTTATGTCACATTGACGAAGGCTGGTGCGGAACGGGTGAATTTAATGAAATTTCAGAATGCTGTGATTGAAGCATCTGGAATTATTTTGGATAGTAAACAGGGTAATTCGGGACGCAGTGGCCGCAATGCAAGTTATCGCATTAGCGTTCAATCCAATGGGAACTTACTGATTGGTGCGGCTTACACCCGACAGATGCAACTCAAGCCAGGAGACGAATTTGAAATCACCCTGGGACGGAAGCACATCAAGCTACACCAAGTGGATGCGGAAGACGAAGAGTAATCTGGTTTGATGTCTAAAGGTTTTAAATGATGTGATGAAATGATGTGACCAGGAGTAGTAGGTAAGAGTCAGGATGAAAAGGCTATTACCTACTACGGTTTCACCTTAGTTGTGCCTAATCCAGTGTGGTATGAGTTAATCCAAGTCAAGCTCCACCTTTGATTAATTGGCTAGGTAACTAAAATTAGGTAACCAACTGAGGAACTTCGGATTCGTCATGCAGTTTTGTATCTCTTTTGTCCCGCCATTAGAATTTGTACCGCGATTAACATAGTAGTAGTTATCCATGGAAAATATTGATTGGTCGATCGCTTTACCCGTAGGACTTGCGATCGCGATTTTTTTAGGAGGGATGTTAATGATGTTTAGTGGGATCTGGACTCAGCGAGGCCGGTAGACCCCGCATAAATGTCAGTTGATCTGGACGCATTCACTTAGCTCATTCACTTAGCCCATTCACTGGGTGCATTCATTTGACGTTTACCCAGTGAATTGGAAACATGAATTGGAAACATGAACTAGAAATCTGGCTTAGAAACAGGCGACTTTCCAGAAGGTTTGAGAAAACACTATTACTGATGAAACTTTTTGAAAGTCGAACTCAGGTTTGATCTTGACATGCATATTTCGTTTTCTAGTTGGCATTTTCTGGGTGACAGGACGATCGAACGAGATCGCCATTAACGGGTTGCTAGTGTTAGTTTGGTGAGTCTTCAGTCAATTATGAGTCTTCAGTACGTTGTGAGTTTCGGGTGAATTGTCTATGGCGAGTGTTTGCTGCCTGGGAGAAATTCTATTGGACTGCATTGCCGATCAAGCGGGTCTGCCCCTCGATCGGGTGGAATCCTGGACATCCTATCCCGGCGGGGCTCCGGCCAACGTTGCCTGCGCGTTAGTCAAATTAGGAACCCCGGCTGGATTTATTGGCTGTGTTGGACAGGATGATGCAGGCAGTCTTTTGGTTCAACTTTTAGATTCGATCGGGGTGGATACCACCGCTGTTCAGCGCCATGCAACTGCACCGACCCGATCGGTGATGGTTGTACGTTCCCAGTCCGGAGATCGCCAATTCGCGGCCTTCCGAGACAACATTGACACCAGCACGTTTGCCGATGCGCAGTTAAATGCCACGGCCATTCCCTTAGACTGGCTGACAACGGCTGATTATCTGGTGACTGGAACATTGGGCCTCGCAGAACCGAATAGTGCAGCGGCGATTATCCATGCGGTCGAAGCCATGCAGCAAGCTAACCGTCGGATTTTTGTTGATGTGAATTGGCGGCCTGTCTTTTGGAAGGATGACAGCTTTGCCCCCACCTTGATTGTAGACTTGATCGATCGTGCGGATTACCTCAAGCTCACCGACGAGGAAGCGGACTGGCTATTGCAAACCCAGGATTTACAGGTGATTGCCGATCGCTTTCCCAACTTGCAAGCCATTCTGATGACGGCGGGGGAAAAAGGGTGTACCTACTGGATTCGCGGCCATGCAGGACAGGTTCCCGCCTTTGCAATCGAGGTCATGGATACCACGGGCGCAGGCGATAGTTTTACGGCAGGATTTCTGCATCAGCTTTGCCAACTGGGGGATGCGGTTTTGGATAATGCGGAGATCGCCCATCAGATGGTGGTCTACGCTTCCGCTGTGGGAGCCTTAACCACGACCCGTGCGGGGGCGATCGCGGCCCAACCTACCGCCGCAGAAGTCGATGCCTTTTTACACCTTACGGAACGTATGAACGGCCATGGCACAGGAGATTGAACGGAAATTTCTCACCCGCAATGAAGGTTGGCGGGGCTTGGCGGAGGGGGTGCTGTATCGCCAAGGGTACCTCCGGAGTGAGCGGGGCCATGGGGTTCGGGTTCATACCATGGGAACCCCGGCCCGTACCAGTGGCTTTATTGCCATCACATCGGCCCCGGCAGAGTTACCGGAAGTGCGGGATGAATTTACCATTCCCATTCAGGATGCGATCGCGATGCTAGAGACCCTCTGCATCCACTCGCGCCAATGGGAGCAGGCAGGGATCACCTACCGGGAGGGCTTTTTAAGCACGGAGGCTGATCATACAATTCGGTTTCGCCTTGCAGGCCACCGGGGATTCTTGACGATTAAAACCAAAACCGTTGGCTTGTCTCGGACGGAGTTTGAATTTGAAATTCCCAGCGATCGGGCGAAGGCACTCCTCGATCGAGTCTGTGAGCACCCCCAAATTGAAAAAATCCGCTACAAAATTCCCCAAGGTGAGGTGATCTGGGAAGTGGATGAATTTCTGGCAGAAAACCAAGGGTTAATTTTGGCGGAAGTTGAATTGCAGGATGAAGCTCAGCAGGTTGTTCTTCCGGACTGGGTTGGGGCTGAAGTTTCCGGCGATCGGCGCTACTACAACTCCTACCTCGTCAAAAATCCCTTTACAACTTGGTAAAAGGGCAGGTAAAGGGTCAGCCAATCTTCCAGCTACAATCCGCCCCGTGCACTTGACCGATATTAACTGGCCTGCCAAGCAATGTAGGGAAGGCGATCGGCCACTTGACGGGTGCTGTCTGCCTGGGCGACCAGTTGTCCAGTCGCATCCCACTGGCCTGTGACAAACATTTGCCGAGGCCCGTCTCCCATCGAGATCGGTGCAACCAAATCTCCACAGGTTACTTGCATCGTCTCTAGATTCACCGTCAATGCCCTTTGCGGATCGGCTTGTAGTTGCGCTTGCAAGGTTTTTGCCACCTCTGGTGTTACCGTCACACAGGGAACCCCCAACGCAATACAGTTGCCAAAGAAGATTTCAGCAAAGCTCTCCCCGACGATCGCCTGAATGCCCCACTTGGAAATTGCCTGCGGTGCGTGTTCCCGCGACGAACCACAACCGAAGTTGCCATTTACCACCAGAATGTTGGCTCCTTGGTACTGGGGTAAATCAAAGGGATGCTGCCTGTTTAACTGCGTCCGATCGTCTGCGAAGGCATGTTCCCCGAGGCCATCGAAGGTGACACATTTGAGAAATCGAGCCGGAATAATCCGATCGGTGTCCACATCATTGCCCACCAACGGAACGCCTCGTCCCGTAACCGACTTCACTTCGCTGACCATAGCACCTCTCCGCAAACGTGATTTAAACTCTCAGAAGTATTTAAACTCTCAGAAGTTCTAGTATATCGGCTCACGGGACTGGCTGAAACGCTGCCTTCCTACTCAAGGAGACGCCAAAATTTGGTAGAGTGAAGGGCGTTTTCTGGGGGGAATCGATCGGCCATGGCCTCTGTTGCACTGGGATTTATCACACTGGGATTGGTCACACTGGGATTGGTCACACTGGGTTCTGTCCCACTGGAAACACTCGTCGTGTTAGGACTACAGGCAATTTTATTGCTTCTGATTTTAGGATCGATTGTTTTCTATCTTGCTTGCATTGCAGTTACCTGGAACTTCTTTCGCAAAGCTGCGAGTAATAGTTCTCACCATGTCGATTCCGTTGCTAATCAAGTTTCTATTTTAGTTCCCATTTGTGGCTTAGATGCCGGAGCCTGGGAGAATTGGACTTCCCTTTGTCATCAACAGTGCGATCGCTACGAAATTCTGTTCGGCGCAGTTGACTCCGATGATCCCGCAGTTCCGTTACTTTACGAATTACAAAAACACTATCCCGATCGCGTGCGCATCTTCACTGGACTCACCCCCCGAGGTGTCAATCACAAAGACAGCACCCTCAGCTATCTCCTCGAACAAGCCCAATACGATTGGCTGATTCTGGCAGACAGCGACATTCAGGTGGCTCCAGACTATATCCAAACTGTGATTTCGCCTTTAATCAACGGCCAGATTGGCATGATTACCTGTGCCTTTATTGCCCGATCGCCGCAACACTTAGGTTCAGCGATCGCCTCCCTGGGCCGTTGCTGTGACTTTATTCCCAGTGCCCTGATTGCCCGCGCCATGGATGGCGGCCTGCGGTTCGCGATCGGGATGACCATGGCCCTCCACCGATCGACGCTGGAAGCAGCGGGCGGACTACACCTTAACCGAATTGGTTCCGACTACAACTTGGGCAAACGGGTCGCAGCAGCAGGCTATCGCGTGGAACTCTCCCACTTGATTATGGAATCCGATACTGGCAACGAACCTTTGCAGGCGGTTTACCAACGAGAGCTGCGGTGGTCACGGACAATTCGCTTCAATCGCGGTAATATTTATTACACAATTGCTTTTTGTTACGGAATCGTTTACTGTATCCCACTCCTACTATTGTCGGGATCACCCCATTGGGGGATAATAGTGAGCATCGCTACACTCATTTTGCGCTATGGACAAGCTGCAATTGCGATGTTATCCATGGGAGCCCCCAGGCTATTGCCTTGGCTGTGGGTTTTGCCCTTACGAGATTGTATGAGCTTCGGCATCTGGTTGGCTGGCTGCTTTGGCCAGCAGGTCTTTTGGCGAGGTCGTAAGTTACAAATTCGGAAGGACGGCTTAATTAGTGAACTCTAATTCTGGTCTGTTTAAATCCTGGCCTGCCTAAATTCTGGCCTGTTTAAATCCTGATTTACGCAGCTCCGGGGCTTACTGAGTTTTGCAGCTTGGTTTGAAGGAGCTTGGTTTTAAATTGTAACAATATCCTATTAATACACTATTTAATACACTATAGGTTGAGGATTAAAATTAGATTCAAACACCGCTAGTGTTTTCAATCTTTCTTTGACCAAACCTAAAGTTGGCGGCAGTCTTGATTAGACTCAAAATTATTCTGTAAATTAATAAAATATCTACGGAAAACTAGGTTGTTCTTTCTAATACAGACAAAAAGTTTAAAAAAACATTAAAATATAATTTAGATACATCTCTATATCTATTTAGTAATCTTTGTTTGTCACCGTCCCTAAAACGTTTGTGATAAAAACTAGATTTTCAAGCGGATATTGCTCACTGGAAAGTTGAAATGGCTTCGTTGAGCGATATTCAGCTGCACAGCATCCCCATGGCATCGCTGCGATTTGACATTCGCCCAGATGGATGTTGCAGGACCTTTGTTTATTGTTAGTGAATTAGATTAGTAAACCTACGGGGTTCAACCCCTCAGATACATTTTGTCCCTCCCCTTATACAATCCAACCTAGAGTATGGAGGCTTTGCCCATGACAGCATTTTTGTCGATGCCTCGCAGTGTCTATGTTCAGCAGGGCAATCTACTGGATGCCTTAATTTTCCTGTCCAGAACCCTCACCCGGATGGAAATTCATCATGTTGTAACTGGTGCTGCGGCCCTCGCACTCTACGGCTATAGCCAGCGGGTGCAGATGATTGATCTTTTGGTCACGCCTGACGGCTTACAACGGATTCAGAAGATCTTGCTCAATCAGCGACTGACGATCGTTGATGTAGATTCCCATCTCTTTTGGGATATTCGCACTGGATACAGCATCAAGCTTCATGTTGTTGAGGAGTGCTCCAATTACCATTCACGACTGCTCCACAACATGGAAGTAGTGACTTTGGACGAAGTGCCAACGTTACCTCTGGAACTCTTACTCAAACAACGTATCAAGTGCAAAATTTGTAGCCTAACCGCTGCTTAAGCTAGGTTGAGAGAACCCACTTTAGGTTGAGAAAACCTACTTTAGGTTGTTCAGATCAATGAGCTCATGGAGATCAAAAGGAACTTTGAGTTGAATGGATTTATCATATCAAAAATCCACAAGTTGCAGAGAAGAAGTTATCAATCTGCAACTTAAGCGTGAAAGCTCCCCAATTTAACAAAAGTTAAGTCGTAACTTGGAGCCTATGGGGGTGGTCTTCCATCTAGCCCCATCGGATGGGAGAGGTTACTGGGTTTCTGCTACGCGGTCAAAGGTTTGTAGCAGATAGTGGGGCCGCCGCAAGGTAATCAGATAGCCGACATAAATGAGTAGTGCAGAGAAAATCACGATCGGTAGACAAAAGGGTAAATAAAAGGCATGGCGACGATCGCGCTGCACCATTTTGCTGACTCGGTCTCGGAAAATTGCTAACTTTCCCCGATCGCCAATGGTCGGATCCTCGGCATGGGTGAGTGTAGGGTTCTGCTGACCTTGTGGCGATTTTGGCATCGGTGATTTTGGCGTCTTGGCTAATAAACGCTTTTGCCAATACAAATCGTGCCCAATCAGCAGAAATCGCCAGAAGAAGTGGTTCCAGCCATTGGGCGGGGCATGGAGCGATCGGGCTTGGGGTTGTCGCCAAATCTGATGGCCTGCCGCCAACAAATTTTGGGCATGGAGGACACAATTGCCTCGGTAGAGCGGTAAATCGGTCGGAATGGGATTTTGCAGGAGAAACGATCGGCGAAATGCGACGTTATTTAGAAAGTATTGGGAAGTTGGTTGTAGGTCTGATTCCCCTGAATATTGGGGAAAAATGTAGGTGAGAGCCATGGCTGTACCATAGAGGCCAACCCCGTTGGTTGTGGTTTCTCCGGCCACGACTTGCACGTCTGGCTGACGAAAACTCTGGAGCAATGTGCGTAACCAATGGCGATCGTAAATACAATCGGAATCATAGTAAACGACGATGTCCCCCGTCGCCCACTCTGCCCCCAGCATCTTGGCCGCATAGTATTCGGTCTGTGGCGGTGCGGTTTTTACCAATAACCAAGGGTGCTGCTGTTGCAGGCTTTCCAATAATTCCGGGGGCGTATCTCCGCTGTCGATCAGTAAGACTTCATTGGCCAAGCTGGGGGAAGGCTGCTGGGCTGCGAGGGATGCCAAGGACTTCATTAAACCCTGTGGGTCAGCCGTGGCCAAATTTTCCGTTTCCAAGATCATCGAAAACGTGGGCCAATCCTCAGCTTTTGTACTGCCATTCATCGCCGATCACTCCTCTACCTACACTTGCACATGTGCAACCACAGAAGTAGTTTCCCACAAAATTCTCGTTGATGGATAACCGGCTTATCGCTATGTAGATATATAGTGTTTTGCTTTTCCCAGCCCGATCTGAGCGCGTCACCATCCGAGGCTTAATGTATCAATCAGGATGGCAGGCAGGAGTTGTTGGACGCATTGTCTCAGGAAAATGATTCCTGCAATTCCCATCATGGCAATCAGGGTCGCAGTTCCCCCCGGAACGAGGGGTGGTACAGAGAGCGATCGCTGCTTCCAGGCCATTACCGCCGGTAAAATTCCCCCCAAAACGGAAATGCTGAACGTTCCGGTATAGTCCAAGGCGGTTAGGAAAATGCCAGGATTAAAGGTTGAAATGCCCAAGGAAGGAAACAACACTAGGGAATATAGAGAAAGTCGTTGTTTAGAATCATGGGTGCGAATCTGGAAAGCATCCTGAAAGAAGTCAATTAATCCATAGACAAATCCAATAAAGGACGTAACGATCGCAAATTCTGAAAAGATAGCAACCATGACTCCTAGGACATTACCAGAACTGCCCTCTCGCAATAGTTTTAAGGGATCAAAATGACCTTGGATATCGTGGATATGCAATCGAATGTCCGGTGAAAGGCTACAGAGGATGACCGCGTTCCACAACAGGAACATCAGGAGGGGAAGACCCGAGCCTACGACGATTGCGCGCTTGATTTTTTGTACATCTCCTTCCAGTTGGGTGGTAATGACGGGGATGACGTTGTGAAAAAACAATGCCACCAACATTACTGAAATGGCGGGGGGCAGGGCTGTCCAATCCTGGAAAATCGCTTGTTCAATCTGGACTTGACCGATCGCTAGGATGAGTAATCCCAGAAACGACATCACCACGATCGCGACTAAACCGTTATTGAAGCGTTCGATTAACTGCGATCGTCCCCAATACAGAATGCCTCCGAAGAGTCCCGTAAACAGAGCCGTCCCGACCCAGGGAATTGCGGCTAGGTGGGTCGCCATGGTTGCCACAGGGGGGATGGGAATGAATGCACTCAATTTCGCGATCGCGGATAATAAAATCTCACCACCCTGGGCAATGTAAGCCACGAGTAGCGCATAGTGCAGAAATAAGTAAGCTGCCCCTGCTAACCGTGATCCCCCTTTGCCCAGTGTCAATTCAATCATGGACAAAAAGCCTAGGGTTGGCACCCCCGATTGGCGCATCATGTGCAAGTTGACTTCCGCAATGAGCAGCCCCGAAACGACGGCATACAGCCATGCCAACAGCAGCGCGATCGTAGAAGGAATGACCCCGGCAGGCAAGGTTACGGATGGGAGGGCCAAAATCCCAGCTCCGATCGTGGTGCCTGCCACTAAGGCGGTGGCTCCCAAAACGCTGCCGGGTTGGTGGTGCAATCGGCCTTCAGTCAGCTCTAAATTGGAAAATAAACGGGTTTGGGCCATGTAAATCAACGGGAATGGGGACTCAAAGGGGACTACTGTGGTTATGTTTTAGTTGTTTTTAAGCTTTTGCTTCTTGTCTTCTGGGGGTATTTCTAGGAATCATTACAACAAGCATCGTTTTTTCCCTGTCCTATTATGACCTTCAATCTTCATCAACTCGATCGCCTCCGCCCTACTGATCCCGCAGCAGAGACCTTGCTGGAAAATTACACGATTGAACTGATTGAGCAATTTCGGGCCTCACCAGAAGGACAGGACTGGATTAAATTAGGCATGATGCCTGAAGACTCTGTGGGGAGTTGGGTGGACAATTTTCTGTATTTTGGCTTTGTCTACGGCCAACGGCCCTTGACTAAAATGAACACCACAAGCGTCAAAACGCTTCTGACCGAACTCTTTCCTCAGAAGGTGTCCCTCCATCATCCCGATGAAGCGGATTCCACGATTCCAGAATTAATCGCATTTTGGCAATTTCTGCAGCGGCAATACAAACTGCGCCAAGCAAGTGCGATTCTGAATGCACTTAAAAAAATACAGCCAGATTTTAAATCTATCATCAACGATTCCAGTAAATTTGGGTCAGCGAAAGCCTTTGTGCAAGCGGGATTTGCTGCGGGTGTAGATCTGGAGGATCCTGAAGCTGTACAAGCGTTCCAAACTGAGTTCAATCAAACGTTGCAAGCTAACCACCTAGCAGGCCAACCCCCCTCGATCGCCCCAATGCTCGGTCAGCTTCTCATCCTAATGAGTGATTCCGACTTAGAGGAAGAGTTTGAGAACGATTTAGACGACGAGGATGAAATCGAAGAATTTCCCCTTGATGATTGGTTTAATGGGGGCGAGGATGAGGATGAGGCAGTAGCGAACGAATTAGCCTTTGAGCGACAAATTCGCCAACGCAACTTTGAGGAGACCATTAGTCAATTTCAACCTTTTTCAGAAGCCTCGATCGTACAACTCAAGGCTCAAGTGATTGACGCAACTCACCCTGGTTCGATCCTCCAAGATTTCCAAACTCTACTAGATGAGATCGGGCAAGGAATTGTGGTCAGTGCCGCTCAGAAACAACTCCCCCTCAAGTTCCTGGCAGACCTCAACGATCGTTTAACCACCCCGTTGCAATTGGATTTGGCGCGACCCCAACAGAAATCCTATCCCAACATCCAAGGGCTCTATCTGTTGCTGAAGGCCACTGGATTAGCCGTGATCGCGAGTCAAGGCAGCAAATCCTTCTTACAGATTAATACTAAAGTTCTGGAATCCTGGCAAACGCTGAATCCTACGGAAAAGTACTGCACGTTGCTGGAAGCTTGGCTCGTCCGTAGCCACGAAGCGATGCTCGATCCTCAGGCACGATCGCCTCTCAACGAAGGTGCAAAGGTGTTTTGCCACTGGCCACACCTCAGTCCGAACCTCCCACAGACAACGAGAAAAACGACGAAAAGACAAGAACCTTTAGCAGAATCCATTCTGTTGAAATACTACTTAGGGCTACATAATTTGAGCCTAATGGCCCTGTTTGGCTTCGTAACCCTGACCTCTGATAAACCCGCTAAGGGCAAAGGTTGGAACCTCAAAAAAGTTGAACAACAACCCTGGGGTCACAGTATCTTACAACTCTACGGTCAAGCTATGCTCAACCATGATTTTATCTGGCAGTTCGAGCAAGATCCTTACATGCCAATGGGTGAACTTCAGCCAACTTTTCAGAGCTATTTCCCTCACTGGCAACAAACTTTGTGGGTGGATAAACCCGAATTTTCTGACGGAGTCTACGTTTTCAAGGTCTCCCTAGATAAAGTTTGGCGCAAGCTGGCGATCGATAGCCGGTTGCCTTTATATCAGTTAGGCAGGGCTATTCTATCTGCCTTTGATTTTGACGATACGATGCATTTAGACATGTTTGAATACGTAACGCCCTACGGGATGACTGAGCGAGTGCACCATCCCTACGCTGAAGGTCGTCCCAAGACCACGAAGGTTGCGATCGGAACTCTGCCTTTACGGGTAGGGCAATTGATGAAGTACATCTTTGACTTTGGTGACTGGTGGGAATTTCAGATCTTGCTAGAGGCGATCGAACCCGCTACAGATGGAGAAAACTATATAGAACTTCGCGCACAAAAAGGAACAGCCCCACAGCAGTACCCGGATTACGATGAAACTTGGTGAGCAATTCGTCCAGGGTGATGGGCTGTAGGGCTTTGAACGGGGCAACAAGGTGCCAGTTTATTGAATGGCCTTCATGAGGAATTCAGCAATTTGGATCAACTCACCTTTGTTAAAGTGATCCAATAGCGCACGGGCTGCGCCTTTGGGGTCGGCGGGAATTGCCACTTGGCGCTGGCGGGTTGCAACGGGGGCCGAGGCTCCGTTGCCGTTCGAGGGGCCATTGCCATTAGAAACTCCATTGCCGTTGGCGACCCCATTGCCACTTACCATGGGAGCCACGGTTTCGGGAACCGGGGTTGGGGTGCTTGCAGGCGCGGGTGTAGCCTTTGCAGCGGGGGCCGTGGTTGGGCCGCCTGTACCCACAAATTTTTGTAAGGCGTGGCTGGGCAGAATTTCGCTGGCTCGTCCGGTCAGGAGGAGGTCGCTGGCCTGCTTCAGTTCTTTGATGATCAGGGGAGCTAAGTGGGCAAAACTAGCATTGGGATTGGCGATCGCCCGTTGTGCGGTCTGTACGGTTAACACCCAAGGCTGCGAAGTTTTATCGAGCTGCGCTAACTTGACACAGAGCGTCATCAACTGTTGTCGCCCCTTGGGGGAATCCCCCTGCTTGAACAGTTGCAGCATCAACTTCAGAATTTGATTCACCTGAGCGGCTGCATTGGCAGGCAAGGTGCTAGTAGGTGCCGCTGCTGCTTCCGATGAGATCAAGCCATTTAAGTGTTTACCCAGTGCTGCAAAGGCAGGTGCGGAATCGCGCAATGCCCGATCGGCGTCTTCCTGCCGTAGGCCAAAGGGACTTTGCAGGGCTTCTACCAGTGCTTTTAGGGCGTCAAATCCTTTCAGAAAGTGGTCTTCAAGTTTGCGATCGATTTTGACCGGATTTTCTTTGAGGATTTTGAAATAATCTTCCAGATGGTGAGAGATTTTTTGAATGCTGTCGAACCCCAGCATGGCCGCGCCACCTTTGACTGAGTGCGCTGCCCGAAACAGCTGATTCATTTCTTCAGCATCCGCCATCGTAGCTTGAAGGTTGAGCAACCCCTGTTCGATCGTGTCGAGGTGCTCTTTAGCTTCTTCGATAAAATATCCTAAAATTTGCTGCTGTTTGGTTGATTGCACCACAGCTTGGCTCCCAAGTTTATCAGTAGACGGTGACGACGTTTGAACCCCAAGGTATCCCAGAAATTTAGAAACCGCTGTGACTTCAAACCATTGGAGAACAATTAGAAGCCCAGCATGAGATAACTTTGGGAGGATGAACCTTCTCTTATGCTGAGTATGCCCAGCGCCCTAGGGAACTCACGATCTGCGTAGGGTTTTCAGCCAGTTGACTGAAACAGATCCGCAGCATCCTATCACGTTTGGTGGAGCTAGGCGATCGGGTTGTCCCTTGATAACTCTAGAGCCGCTGCTGAGGAGGATTGAATCTAGCACCATGGACTGTCCCAGATTCAGATTTGCCGTGCGGTTTGGCAACTTAAAGTCGTGGGAGTGGGCTGTCTCTATTTTGAACGATCGCGTCGCCTACAACCTACAAGTTAATCCCCAAGTACCCTAAAACTCGGTAGAGTAGAAAAGCTGCAAAGCAAGACGAGGACTGCACTGTGATACCGCGTCATTTCAACACCACCGGGCCTTGCAAACCTGAATTTCACTACATGCTACCGCCGATCGTACGGTTGCCAAATTTGGTGCGGTTGATTGAACAGGCTAATTATTTTGTCATCCATGCGCCCCGTCAAACTGGAAAATCAACCGCAATGTTAGCCCTGGCAGAACAGTTAACGGCAGCGGGGAAATTTACCGCCGTGATGGTGTCCGCTGAAGTGGGACAACCGTTTTCCCAGGACACCGACAAAGCAGAACGGGCCATCCTAGGTTCCTGGCGACGGGCAGCGGAAGATCGCCTACCCGAGGAACTGCACCCACCCGCTTGGCCACAGGCAGACCCCGGACAACGTATTCAAGCTGCCCTGAGAGCCTGGGCGAAGGCATCCCCCCGCCCCCTTGTGATTTTGATTGATGAGATTGATGCATTACGCGATCAGGCGTTGTTGTCCATGCTGCGGCAACTGCGGGATGGATTTCCCGATCGGCCCAAGAACTTCCCCCAGTCGATCGGCTTGATTGGTTTACGGGATGTCCGGGACTACAAAATTTCCAATGGAGGACGGGATCATTTACAGACCTCCAGCCCATTTAATATTAAAGTTGGTTCATTCACCCTCCGCAATTTCAATCCGGCAGAAGTTGCAGAACTCTACGCCCAACACACTGTCGCAACGGGACAGATATTCACACCCGAGGCCATTCA is a genomic window containing:
- a CDS encoding AbrB family transcriptional regulator, whose protein sequence is MVRKKKNTEPLTGEALLKRVRELENLSKEEKARECGYVTLTKAGAERVNLMKFQNAVIEASGIILDSKQGNSGRSGRNASYRISVQSNGNLLIGAAYTRQMQLKPGDEFEITLGRKHIKLHQVDAEDEE
- a CDS encoding carbohydrate kinase, whose translation is MASVCCLGEILLDCIADQAGLPLDRVESWTSYPGGAPANVACALVKLGTPAGFIGCVGQDDAGSLLVQLLDSIGVDTTAVQRHATAPTRSVMVVRSQSGDRQFAAFRDNIDTSTFADAQLNATAIPLDWLTTADYLVTGTLGLAEPNSAAAIIHAVEAMQQANRRIFVDVNWRPVFWKDDSFAPTLIVDLIDRADYLKLTDEEADWLLQTQDLQVIADRFPNLQAILMTAGEKGCTYWIRGHAGQVPAFAIEVMDTTGAGDSFTAGFLHQLCQLGDAVLDNAEIAHQMVVYASAVGALTTTRAGAIAAQPTAAEVDAFLHLTERMNGHGTGD
- a CDS encoding CYTH domain-containing protein, yielding MAQEIERKFLTRNEGWRGLAEGVLYRQGYLRSERGHGVRVHTMGTPARTSGFIAITSAPAELPEVRDEFTIPIQDAIAMLETLCIHSRQWEQAGITYREGFLSTEADHTIRFRLAGHRGFLTIKTKTVGLSRTEFEFEIPSDRAKALLDRVCEHPQIEKIRYKIPQGEVIWEVDEFLAENQGLILAEVELQDEAQQVVLPDWVGAEVSGDRRYYNSYLVKNPFTTW
- the leuD gene encoding 3-isopropylmalate dehydratase small subunit, producing the protein MVSEVKSVTGRGVPLVGNDVDTDRIIPARFLKCVTFDGLGEHAFADDRTQLNRQHPFDLPQYQGANILVVNGNFGCGSSREHAPQAISKWGIQAIVGESFAEIFFGNCIALGVPCVTVTPEVAKTLQAQLQADPQRALTVNLETMQVTCGDLVAPISMGDGPRQMFVTGQWDATGQLVAQADSTRQVADRLPYIAWQAS
- a CDS encoding glycosyltransferase — translated: MASVALGFITLGLVTLGLVTLGSVPLETLVVLGLQAILLLLILGSIVFYLACIAVTWNFFRKAASNSSHHVDSVANQVSILVPICGLDAGAWENWTSLCHQQCDRYEILFGAVDSDDPAVPLLYELQKHYPDRVRIFTGLTPRGVNHKDSTLSYLLEQAQYDWLILADSDIQVAPDYIQTVISPLINGQIGMITCAFIARSPQHLGSAIASLGRCCDFIPSALIARAMDGGLRFAIGMTMALHRSTLEAAGGLHLNRIGSDYNLGKRVAAAGYRVELSHLIMESDTGNEPLQAVYQRELRWSRTIRFNRGNIYYTIAFCYGIVYCIPLLLLSGSPHWGIIVSIATLILRYGQAAIAMLSMGAPRLLPWLWVLPLRDCMSFGIWLAGCFGQQVFWRGRKLQIRKDGLISEL
- a CDS encoding glycosyltransferase produces the protein MNGSTKAEDWPTFSMILETENLATADPQGLMKSLASLAAQQPSPSLANEVLLIDSGDTPPELLESLQQQHPWLLVKTAPPQTEYYAAKMLGAEWATGDIVVYYDSDCIYDRHWLRTLLQSFRQPDVQVVAGETTTNGVGLYGTAMALTYIFPQYSGESDLQPTSQYFLNNVAFRRSFLLQNPIPTDLPLYRGNCVLHAQNLLAAGHQIWRQPQARSLHAPPNGWNHFFWRFLLIGHDLYWQKRLLAKTPKSPMPKSPQGQQNPTLTHAEDPTIGDRGKLAIFRDRVSKMVQRDRRHAFYLPFCLPIVIFSALLIYVGYLITLRRPHYLLQTFDRVAETQ
- a CDS encoding aromatic amino acid transport family protein — its product is MAQTRLFSNLELTEGRLHHQPGSVLGATALVAGTTIGAGILALPSVTLPAGVIPSTIALLLAWLYAVVSGLLIAEVNLHMMRQSGVPTLGFLSMIELTLGKGGSRLAGAAYLFLHYALLVAYIAQGGEILLSAIAKLSAFIPIPPVATMATHLAAIPWVGTALFTGLFGGILYWGRSQLIERFNNGLVAIVVMSFLGLLILAIGQVQIEQAIFQDWTALPPAISVMLVALFFHNVIPVITTQLEGDVQKIKRAIVVGSGLPLLMFLLWNAVILCSLSPDIRLHIHDIQGHFDPLKLLREGSSGNVLGVMVAIFSEFAIVTSFIGFVYGLIDFFQDAFQIRTHDSKQRLSLYSLVLFPSLGISTFNPGIFLTALDYTGTFSISVLGGILPAVMAWKQRSLSVPPLVPGGTATLIAMMGIAGIIFLRQCVQQLLPAILIDTLSLGW